In Vanessa cardui chromosome 8, ilVanCard2.1, whole genome shotgun sequence, the following are encoded in one genomic region:
- the LOC124531959 gene encoding retinoblastoma-binding protein 5 homolog, with translation MNLELLESFGQNYPEEFDGTLDSISLAATCSFNRRGTLLAVGCNDGRIFIWDFLTRGIAKSLSAHVYPVCSLSWSRNCKKLLSASTDHNVCIWDVLSGECEQRYRFPTPILRVQFDPRNDKRFLVCPMRHAALLVDTDGEHKILPIDDDGDINVIASFDRRGDHVYTGNAKGKILILDSQSLTVKASFKITVGTSSTTGIKSIEFARRGDCFLVNTSDRVIRVYDTKTVLKSGINGEPEPIQKLQDLVNKTTWKKCCFSGDGEYICAGSARQHALYVWEKSIGNLVKILHGTKGELLLDVVWHPIRPIIASISAGVVSIWAQNQVENWSAFAPDFKELDENVEYEERESEFDVEDEDRSVDQAGESRHDEELEVDVTTCEPVAAFCSSDEEGEDENMLSFLPIAPEIEDPEDGWAATQETVTPSETPEKLEPAAKRPKSKTYDISLKIAPPEQPLSFGGKNKQTAGSKKVAGRPRK, from the exons ATGAATTTAGAGTTACttg AATCATTCGGTCAAAACTATCCAGag gaatttgACGGCACATTAGATTCGATATCCTTAGCTGCTACATGCTCATTCAATCGTCGCGGCACATTGCTGGCAGTGGGATGTAATGATGGCAGAATATTTATTTGGGATTTCCTCACCCGAGGGATTGCAAAGTCTTTATCAGCACACGTCTATCCGGTCTGTAGCTTGAGTTGGTctagaaattgtaaaaaa TTATTATCAGCTTCAACAGACCACAATGTTTGTATCTGGGATGTGTTGTCAGGAGAATGTGAACAGCGCTATAGGTTTCCCACACCGATACTCAGAGTCCAATTTGATCCAAGAAATGATAAACGGTTTTTGGTTTGCCCCATGAGACATGCAGCTTTACTAGTTGATACTGACGGAGAACACAAGATATTACCTATTGACGACGAT gGTGACATTAATGTGATAGCATCATTTGATAGACGGGGTGATCATGTGTATACTGGGAATGCTAAAggaaagattttaattttagactcTCAATCGTTGACAGTCAAAGCTAGTTTTAAAATCACAGTTGGTACATCAAGCACGACTGGAATAAAGAGTATAGAATTTGCTAGACGAGGCGA TTGTTTTCTAGTGAATACGTCAGATAGAGTAATAAGAGTATATGACAcaaaaactgtattaaaatcTGGCATAAACGGAGAACCAGAGCCCATACAGAAGCTACAGGACCTTGTAAACAA GACAACGTGGAAGAAGTGTTGCTTCTCTGGCGACGGCGAGTACATCTGCGCGGGCTCGGCGCGCCAGCACGCGCTATACGTGTGGGAGAAGTCCATAGGGAACCTCGTCAAGATCCTGCACGGCACCAAGGGAGAGCTGCTTCTCGACGTCGTGTGGCACCCCATCCGACCCATCATAGCCAGCATCAGCGCTG GGGTTGTATCAATCTGGGCACAGAATCAAGTGGAGAATTGGTCGGCCTTCGCGCCGGACTTCAAGGAGCTCGACGAAAACGTGGAGTACGAGGAGCGGGAGAGTGAGTTCGACGTCGAAGACGAAGACCGCTCCGTGGACCAGGCCGGCGAGAGTCGCCATGACGAGGAACTGGAA GTGGATGTGACAACTTGCGAGCCCGTCGCGGCCTTCTGCAGCTCCGACGAAGAGGGAGAGGACGAGAACATGCTATCCTTCTTACCCATCGCGCCGGAGATTGAGGACCCAGAG GACGGCTGGGCTGCCACTCAAGAAACTGTGACGCCGAGTGAAACCCCAGAGAAATTGGAACCGGCTGCGAAACGACCGAAAAGCAAGACATACGATATATCACTCAAAATTGCTCCACCTG AACAACCATTATCGTTTGGCgggaaaaacaaacaaacagcaGGAAGTAAAAAAGTTGCAGGCAGAcctcgtaaataa